A part of Limihaloglobus sulfuriphilus genomic DNA contains:
- the secG gene encoding preprotein translocase subunit SecG produces the protein MLLANLSIFWTLVGILWLVISVVLALIILIQKGRGGGLSGAFGGIGAGVLGTKTGDFLTWITVIFVAMFLLLGIGLAKFYKPKGIEELKSVVVEDATGAAGLGEEAAETAGETGEEAAEASETAQNAAEAASGQADAGVDEAQEAAESAEKAAEAQTE, from the coding sequence ATGTTATTAGCAAATCTTTCAATTTTCTGGACGTTAGTCGGCATCTTATGGCTTGTGATTTCTGTAGTCCTGGCTTTGATTATCCTGATTCAAAAGGGACGCGGAGGCGGCCTGAGCGGAGCTTTCGGAGGCATAGGAGCCGGAGTTCTGGGTACAAAAACCGGTGATTTCCTTACCTGGATAACCGTAATCTTTGTGGCAATGTTTCTCCTGCTTGGAATCGGATTAGCCAAATTCTACAAGCCTAAAGGCATTGAAGAACTTAAGTCCGTAGTAGTTGAAGACGCAACCGGAGCCGCCGGCCTTGGTGAAGAAGCCGCCGAGACTGCCGGAGAAACCGGCGAAGAGGCAGCCGAAGCGTCAGAAACCGCTCAAAATGCCGCTGAAGCTGCATCAGGACAGGCAGATGCCGGCGTTGATGAAGCGCAAGAAGCTGCTGAATCCGCTGAAAAAGCCGCGGAAGCCCAGACTGAGTAA
- the tpiA gene encoding triose-phosphate isomerase, whose product MRKPFIAANWKMNTDMASAVELAGGVAKEIAGIENVKTAVCPPFVYLQKVAENLSHGGNLHLGAQDVYFEGNGAFTGEISCEMLKDVCVEYVITGHSERRHVIGETDELINKKTRAALDAKLLPILCIGELLEEREAGKTNAVVANQVKKGLAGFSAAEAVEITLAYEPVWAIGTGKTATSEQAQEVHAMIRSLLAEMYDQATAEAIIIQYGGSAKPANTEELMSCPDVDGLLVGGAGLKVESFSEMIKITSKLYS is encoded by the coding sequence ATGAGAAAACCTTTTATCGCAGCAAACTGGAAAATGAATACCGACATGGCATCAGCCGTAGAGCTTGCCGGCGGAGTAGCAAAAGAAATCGCAGGCATTGAGAATGTCAAGACCGCGGTATGCCCGCCTTTTGTATATCTGCAGAAAGTTGCAGAAAACCTCTCACACGGGGGCAACCTGCATCTTGGAGCACAGGATGTGTATTTCGAAGGCAACGGCGCATTTACCGGTGAGATCAGCTGTGAAATGCTAAAGGATGTATGCGTAGAATATGTAATCACCGGCCACTCTGAACGCCGCCACGTGATAGGCGAGACAGATGAGCTTATCAATAAGAAAACCCGGGCGGCCCTGGATGCGAAACTCTTACCTATCCTCTGTATTGGAGAGCTTTTAGAAGAACGCGAAGCCGGCAAAACAAATGCTGTTGTCGCTAATCAGGTTAAAAAGGGACTTGCAGGTTTCTCCGCCGCTGAAGCGGTTGAAATCACACTTGCATACGAACCTGTATGGGCAATCGGAACCGGCAAAACCGCCACGAGCGAGCAGGCTCAGGAAGTACACGCTATGATAAGGTCACTTCTGGCGGAAATGTACGACCAGGCAACCGCGGAAGCCATAATAATCCAGTATGGCGGTTCAGCTAAACCCGCAAACACAGAAGAGCTTATGAGCTGCCCTGACGTTGACGGGCTTCTTGTCGGCGGAGCCGGCCTCAAGGTTGAGAGCTTCTCTGAAATGATAAAGATAACTTCAAAGTTATACAGCTGA
- a CDS encoding glycoside hydrolase family 38 C-terminal domain-containing protein — translation MASKKTVHVISGTHWDREWRFTADQSLLRLAELVDELLDILEANPDYKCFLLDGGTVVIEDYLNVRPENEQRLRDFMSAGRIETVMWYTLPEMSTVAPEALVRNLLIGKRIAAKFGGCINAGYTATSYGQISQLAQIYAGFGTRSALSYRGTNKQQVPPICKLESPDGTQIYHIRCFDEVTRTNWFFFPHYMLVLGKAPRDLSTKWNPAEWPVHMADDALYQSAFQMKNESMEFNRDPETIRKAARMLGAQAEPQMINNQLLALDMEDNAVPYQRLPEMIQAINKAQDEYLIKQSSLDEYVEACVEGLDPDTVPVHIGEMRYTLIEAGFNGLLGATHSSRINLKLLNDLAQRELINTAEPLSAMSSMLGGSYESSLLHRAWLYLLKNHAHDSICGAAIDEAHKDNPFRFRAATSIARECSRKACEQIWAKMDTQSGFQEKDVTLTFFNTLPISRKRVEHVVVDVPRPDFGAFKIEPCTGVGPIVEGFNPDDMLTFQYFDIVDQDGNKIKYEILDRENIDLEVERKLDTNAAVYDIQRNRLLIEVELPAMGYKTYAVRPRKREYNPEPKPAGERGLIASQKGVLENEHLRVQINSDGTFNILNKKTAEYSERLHYFCDDASTGNAHKHKGTLRDFTVTSLGCNSIITLIENNTLRATWKVELAMMIPDRADHAARDRSHSRVELPVEMYLTLRKDSNALEIKTVIENTAKDHRLRIMMPTGVKTDYAYADGPFDVLKRSLLWDDTKDNMEEYHPYKPMQRFVTLSDDSRGFSFISKGLGEYEVIDDSDRTLAITLMRTSRAYMRANRGVMTPAEYEQNLGQHLIGIGKLEFEYAIYPHEGDWRQAGVHLVSDDFRGPVRVLQGVPKAGELSAEQSLIQISPAESMQVSAFFWSRESKGYILRLWNAAETSVEAKIKLAADFSNAAIVSLDEERIEQNLDISGGSVAFNVPKSRIVTLLLK, via the coding sequence ATGGCTTCTAAAAAAACCGTACATGTGATTTCGGGTACACACTGGGACAGAGAATGGCGTTTTACCGCTGATCAATCGCTGCTGCGTCTGGCAGAGTTGGTTGATGAGCTTCTTGATATACTCGAGGCAAACCCTGATTATAAATGTTTTCTGCTTGACGGCGGAACTGTTGTTATAGAGGACTACCTCAACGTAAGGCCGGAAAATGAGCAGCGTCTGCGAGATTTCATGTCGGCAGGACGGATCGAGACCGTAATGTGGTACACGCTGCCGGAGATGTCAACAGTCGCGCCGGAAGCCCTTGTCCGCAACCTGCTGATAGGCAAACGGATAGCGGCTAAATTCGGCGGCTGCATAAACGCCGGATACACAGCGACTTCCTACGGACAGATCTCCCAGCTTGCACAGATATACGCCGGCTTTGGAACACGTTCGGCCCTGTCATACCGCGGCACGAACAAACAGCAGGTCCCGCCGATATGCAAGCTCGAAAGTCCCGACGGTACACAGATTTATCATATCCGCTGCTTTGACGAGGTCACACGGACTAACTGGTTCTTTTTCCCGCATTATATGCTGGTTCTGGGCAAGGCCCCGCGTGATCTGAGCACAAAATGGAATCCGGCAGAGTGGCCGGTTCACATGGCCGATGACGCTCTTTATCAGTCCGCTTTTCAGATGAAAAATGAGAGCATGGAATTCAACAGAGACCCCGAGACAATCCGCAAGGCCGCACGCATGCTTGGCGCTCAGGCAGAGCCGCAGATGATAAACAACCAGTTGCTCGCTCTGGATATGGAAGATAACGCTGTGCCCTACCAGCGTTTACCGGAAATGATTCAGGCTATAAACAAAGCACAGGATGAATACCTTATCAAACAGTCATCGCTTGATGAATATGTTGAGGCCTGTGTCGAGGGCCTTGATCCCGATACAGTACCTGTTCATATAGGGGAAATGCGTTATACCCTTATTGAAGCAGGGTTTAACGGTCTGCTTGGAGCGACGCATTCTTCACGTATCAACCTGAAACTGCTCAATGACCTGGCCCAGAGGGAGCTGATAAACACGGCCGAGCCCCTCTCTGCAATGAGCTCAATGCTTGGCGGCAGTTATGAGTCCAGCCTCCTGCACCGTGCGTGGCTGTATCTGCTCAAGAATCACGCCCACGACAGCATCTGCGGCGCCGCGATTGACGAAGCCCACAAGGACAATCCGTTCCGTTTCCGTGCGGCGACCTCCATCGCCCGCGAATGCAGCCGCAAGGCCTGTGAACAAATATGGGCCAAAATGGATACGCAATCCGGTTTTCAGGAAAAAGATGTTACGCTGACATTCTTCAATACACTTCCGATTTCCAGGAAGCGAGTTGAGCATGTTGTGGTAGATGTGCCGCGGCCGGACTTTGGAGCGTTCAAGATAGAGCCCTGCACCGGAGTAGGCCCGATTGTTGAGGGTTTCAATCCCGATGATATGCTGACATTCCAGTATTTCGATATCGTTGACCAGGACGGCAATAAAATAAAATATGAGATACTCGATCGGGAAAATATTGACCTTGAAGTTGAACGCAAGCTCGACACCAATGCCGCTGTTTATGACATTCAGCGAAACCGTCTGCTCATCGAGGTAGAACTGCCGGCTATGGGGTACAAGACCTATGCGGTAAGGCCGCGTAAACGTGAATACAACCCTGAACCGAAACCTGCCGGCGAGAGAGGGCTTATCGCCTCTCAAAAGGGTGTCCTGGAGAATGAGCACTTACGCGTTCAGATAAACTCTGACGGCACTTTTAATATTCTAAACAAAAAAACCGCGGAATACTCCGAAAGACTGCACTATTTCTGTGATGATGCAAGCACCGGCAACGCCCATAAGCACAAGGGCACACTCAGGGACTTTACCGTTACCAGTCTGGGCTGTAATTCTATAATCACACTTATCGAAAACAATACACTGCGTGCAACCTGGAAGGTTGAGCTGGCGATGATGATACCTGACCGTGCCGACCACGCCGCACGAGACCGCTCCCACTCCAGAGTTGAGCTGCCAGTGGAAATGTACCTGACTCTGCGTAAAGACAGTAATGCACTCGAGATAAAAACCGTTATCGAGAATACCGCCAAAGACCACCGCCTGCGGATAATGATGCCGACCGGCGTAAAGACGGATTACGCCTATGCCGACGGCCCCTTTGACGTTCTCAAGCGTTCACTGCTCTGGGACGATACCAAAGATAATATGGAAGAATACCATCCATACAAACCCATGCAGCGGTTTGTTACCTTAAGCGATGATTCCAGAGGTTTCTCGTTTATCAGCAAGGGCCTTGGTGAATATGAAGTTATAGACGACTCGGACAGGACGCTTGCAATTACGCTCATGCGGACATCACGGGCGTATATGCGTGCCAACCGCGGCGTTATGACTCCGGCGGAATACGAGCAGAATCTCGGCCAGCATCTGATCGGCATCGGTAAACTGGAATTTGAGTACGCAATATACCCGCATGAAGGCGACTGGCGGCAGGCCGGTGTGCACCTTGTCTCAGATGATTTCCGCGGGCCGGTTCGTGTCCTCCAGGGCGTTCCAAAGGCCGGCGAACTTTCCGCTGAGCAGTCTCTGATCCAGATAAGTCCGGCAGAATCAATGCAGGTCTCCGCGTTTTTCTGGAGCCGGGAGTCCAAAGGCTACATCCTGCGGCTGTGGAATGCGGCAGAGACATCTGTGGAAGCAAAAATCAAGTTAGCGGCTGACTTTTCAAATGCAGCGATTGTAAGTCTCGATGAAGAACGCATTGAGCAGAATCTAGATATCTCGGGCGGCTCAGTTGCTTTTAACGTGCCAAAATCGAGAATTGTTACGCTGCTGCTAAAATGA